The Plasmodium vivax chromosome 13, whole genome shotgun sequence nucleotide sequence ttcggAAAGTTTGCTTGCTTTGATTTTTctgttctcccttttgcgcttttttcccccttcattTTGGCACACATTTGACACGCGCTTATGTCCCACCAAGGGGTTTAATTAGTAACTCCGTACCGCCTGTCAGCGTATTGCTAACCACCCAGTTTCCACCACGCACGCATGGCAGGAATAAtgtcttttttcttttgcaaaCAAAAGGGTCATTCAACAATCAAACGTTAATTAACGttttaatttgaatataacttttttacacaattaaaaaaaaaaaaaaaaaaaaaaattggcatacCTCCTGCACGCTGGACAAactttcaaatatttttttcccccccttgctgTTTAAAAAGGCGGAAGGAATGCCGGTGTAACTGCACCTAATGAGCAATAAACGTATGTAACAAATTGGGTGTACAAAACATGTGCGTTCCTTTTCACTCTCAGTTATTACCAGCTTTAAATGGCGCCGCGCATACTCTGTGAACAGCCATCCAAACAGAagactttttaatttctccgGACTATCCGCTCAAATCTgtcgcgaaaaaaaaacaaacgatGCGCGAAAATGcgtttagaaaaaatttacgtaACAGTGTGCGCGTCTGCCCCGCGCGaatgaaaggggaaaaattcgGTTCATTTGCGCAGGGCAGACACGCAAACATTGGTTAGCGCCCTTCAAGCACATTTATAttggcaaaaatggcaaaacgcACAATTGTGAGAGGTGATTACtcaataaaaaaactttttttttttttttttcttttttaaaagtcaCAACTGTGTGTGTAAAACTGATGGGTACACAAGTTGCGCCTTTTGGGAGTGGCACTATACAAACCCATTTCTATAGAGAAAAATATGCGgcactttcctttttccccatttttcacTATTAAGCCAACTCAACTTGCGTCCAAAATGTAGCTACGCAATGTGTTTATGCCACCCCAAATTACTACGTCTCATCCTTTCAATTAGTTGTGAACGTACCGAGAAGTGACTCCATTTGCTCCCTCTGcgaattaaagaaaaagtgaaaaggtgTTCCACGTGAGGAATGAAAATGTCAGCCACGCGAAAAAAGACACATGCAAGTGTCGGCACACACAAGAACAACAATAAGAATAAGGGTCAAATAAATGGGCATAAAATATCCCGCTGAAAAATCATCCGCCCGATGATACACCTCCCACTTTTTTTCGATTGAAACACACATCTCGTGCGCACAACTTTGAGGCGAAATAAAAGACAAAGTGAGAAGAGCAAATTGGCCTCTCTCGTGTGTACTTGTTTTTTCGAATAATCCATGAAATATTTGTTGCCCGTCAAATTCTGCGttttgcgcaaaaagggaaaaaggcaaTTCGTGCGTGTGTGGAAGCGGCACGAAGAGTGCGAACAGGTCCACCCGTTTGGACAGGCAATTTTAAGCGCTTTGGCCCTTTACGCCATTCAAACCTTCCTGAAataattcttcattttgttttgctcTATTTTCCTGTTGTTTTCTCTAAAGCAGAACAGGCACGAATTAAATGTGgcatttccccatttgcatGAGGAAGAGAAGTTGCGAATTGCTCCGCTCTTTGAATGAGCGAGCCGCTCGTTTGTGTGCCcttacatttctttttctaaatcTTCGTTTATAAGCGACTCGGTGTAGTAAACGTTAATGACCGAGTAAGGGGGCTCATTCTGTAATTTGGGGGGACATTATAAATggatagttttttttttttttttttgaaaattcgtatgcgaaaaaaagatacaCTTGAAAGGAGTGAACACTTGGTAAAAAGcgaaggaaaggaaagcgGCAGAGTattggggagaagcaaacccCCATgtaggccaaaaaaaaagaagcatttttcactttaccATATCTCTATCAATTTGGACAAACATGCCATCCTTCGGCCGAgtttccccattttcgtTTCTTAGCGTTAGACTTATTTCAGCAAAAAgtagaaagagaaaaattaaaagtacaactcttttcatcattttttttttattttcgaaaaattgaCACAAtactgttaaaaaaaaaaaatcaaatgaCGTGTTACAAATTGACCCATATGAAGAGTTTAACTTCAGTAAGTAGCAGCGTTATTGATGAAATGACTGTTGCGAGAAAAATCctttgtttccattttgaccaTATTGAAAGAAAGAATTACACGCACGAAATTGTCCACGTGTGTACTGGTGTATATACGTTGCTTTCCCCCAAGTGGAAGacaatagtttttttttccgctttgtatttttttttttttttaactccccAGACAATTAAGTCAATTTTGCCTAAATGCCTATTTTTTAGGGCTAACGGGATAATCTCCATTTTTACgcttttcgcaattttttgaGAAAGGCCAATCGTGCTGCGAATGATTTATTCTACACTTGGTGActattttgcttattttttttttttttttttttggctagctttACCGCTCTGGCatttgcaacattttaaccgcgtggtttatttttttccgcacTGCACTGATCACCATCGCAGTTGTCGTTCGCTTGAGAAGCTCCCGTTTGGTCTAGTGtgttcgttcgttttttacttttttacaaaatagggcaaaaatgaaaaaaccaaaagggaaaagaaatgTGAGGAAAGGCTATTTCACGGtctgagtttttttttttttggcaatcTTTTATAAATAGACAAGCTTGCAATTGAGGACAACTTGAAAAAGGGTCTTTTtgtttcacaaaaaaaaaataataacaaaattaagtaaaattaaacaaaatgacCAGCGGGGGTGCGCACAAGTAGGTACCAGCACGCACAACTACGCGCAAGCAGTTGGAGGCCCACTTgaacaaatttacaaatCGAAAGATCCCTTTTTACCTGTTGCGACGCAGACACATGTGTTCACCTGGCGTACATTATGCATGCATGCGCGGCTTAGCGTAGTCCTTAAAAGGAGAGATTACTTTTCTTACAGAGCTAACTGCCCCAAATGgagcaatttaaaaagggcGAACGGGAAgagcaaaggagaaaagcggaaaatgaagaaaatgcacaaaatgaagaaaacgcacaaaatgaagaaaacgcacaaaatgaagaaaacgcacaaaatgaagaaaacgcacaaaatgaagattaactgaacaaaatgaagacaaACTGCatgtgtttataaaaaaaaaagctgcacattttttagctATAAAAAGCTCAAATGACTGCTCACTCTTTGGCAACactttttgtgtaaaaaaaaaagaaaattaattaaaaacgcacaaatgagagtacccccttttgtttttcctcaaaaaaaaaaattaaaattgtccCCAAACcgtcttcattttgtacgaaattgtgaaaaaagctattttctcatttttcaaaatgaaataacataaatatgtttacACATACTTGAATACACCCACACCcaggtcttttttttttttttttttttcctctttaacACGAATCGAAAGTTTACACGTAAGACGCCTTTTCAGTTTAGCCTTTCCACTCCGCATCTTTCTCACTTCGCCCCTCGCACGCCCTGCTTCACCTCTCACGCcaacttaaaaatgaatctGAGCTCCCCATTACTCGCTTTGCCcgaagaaggaaagaaaaggcgGACGAAGCTGATCCGATTGAGAAATGGGCACTACAGAAGAATCGTTGACATCTCGAATACTGATGAAAGGAAATTAATTCCCAGCATGTGTCGTTGTGCTTGCGTCACCCCCCGAAAGGATGAAGTTGGTACGTTGCTTGGAGTGTTGAGTGCCCGCGCGAAGGCGTTCCCCCATTATTGCGCGCTGCACGATATATTTGTGCTTCCAATTTGTGCTTCTTCCAATATACACTTCTGCCCATTTGCACTTCTTCCCATTTACACCTCTTCCCCCACAGAGAACGAAGGCAAATGGGAAGACGCGAAAAAGGCCAAGAGCTCACAGGAGTATGACGAAACGAGCGATTACGTGGAGTCCGAAAAGAAAGAATCGTACATGCTTGCGGTGAACGAAGAGGACCAAACGGAGGACATGTATTCTAAAACAATCTCCTTCACGTCTATTACGCCTACGAGCATAAGGAGTGAGGAGCCGGAACCTCGCAGGAAATTATCCCTGCTGgatgtgaaggaggaagaggaggaggaggaggaggaggaggaggaagaggaggaggaggaagaggaagaggaggaggaagaggaagaggaaaaggaaaaggaaaaggaaaaggaggaagaagaagaagaagaagaagaagaagaagaagaggaggaggaagaagaggaagaggaggacgaaaTAGAATCCACTgctgaagaaaaagaggaggaaaaaaaacaagtcCCACCTGAAGGAAAGAAACTAATAGAGCCATCCAAAACGCTGATGAGAGGAACCAAGACGAACATCTACTTTTTGTCAAATAAAGAAATGGTGCAAACGTTGATGTGCTACAATTACAATTGCAACGCTGTGGTCTTCGAAAAAGACACCTTTCTAAGGTACCTGTACATGAAATCTATCAGCAATATTATTCTGAATGAGCGCATGATTGACGAGCTGTGCAAGCAGGAGGATTTAAAATACGTCCTAACCAGTAATGCTATAGTTTTAGAGTCTACAGATTTTCTCAAGCCACTCATCATAGAGTTTGAGTCATCCATTTCGAAGAGGGTATTCGTTAGGCATCTCAAGCACAATGCAAGGAAAGAAATagacatgaaaaaataccaCGATTATATGGGCGAACTTAAcgcgaatgaaaaaatacgtCTCATGAAAATTGAAAGGTTCCACTCCTTCAATAAGATGATTCAGTGCAACTGACTTTCTTCTCCTACGTGTGGAGTGGGCAAAGTTACGCAGATGAGGATGGACTCCCATGGGAACATCCTCTTTATGCGAAACGTCGTCTTGACAAAAAACTCCCGCCGAGGTGACgcaaatgtgcacacgtgTGTTCCATTTTGCCTCTCCGGGTAATATGTGCACCGCTGCACACCTTTTGTATAATATCTCCACTCACCCCCTGCTGGAAGGGGCCACTtaaaggttaaaaaataaaacccaTAGAtgttttgcaattttgaaCAGCGGACGCGTCACACATATGGCCCGCGTACggcgaaaaaaacaatgtcCACGTGGGACATGGGGGATTATTGCATACCCTCCATGCGGTATACTTCGCTCGTGCGCGCAGCATACCTTTCGCGTTTTCGCCGTTTCCCCAGGGGAATTTACACACCCCTGCGCAGTTTGCATTATTCTTCTTGTagtttgttcttttatttgttctctgtttttttatttttatttttccccaacttttgcctttcctttttgatagACCCTTCTCCTTTAAACTGTATtagttccccttttgcaattCTGCGCTTGGCTGGTTCGCCATGCCGGTAATTCGCGCCCCTCAAGTTGGCCCTACCTAAGCGTGAAGCTTCCACCGTTTGGGGTATCCTCCCCGTTTTAATTATGGCATCGTTTGTTCTTAATTTTGGGACCCCTCCGCTGCGGCTGCGGCTGCTTCTCTTTCCTCGGTTCTCTTaagatttttttccccgcagTTGGGCGGATAAAATGGGGGCGACTATTCCGCACATTTGTGACTCATTTGGGGCACCCTTTTGACGCACCTTTTGACGCACCTTTTGACGCACCTTTTTTACTCACCCTTTTGGGgcacttttattttccccccaactTCTTAATCTCAACACTTTTTAGCGCAAACCCCCCCATACGGTAAAGCGCCTCCGCGAGGGCAAATTAACTGGGGGGTTAAACAACCGCAGcgttcgccgcttccccttttacgAAACTCTCAAATGAGAACACGCGACTGCTTCCGTCGAGTTGGCCATGGCTAGCACAGCGTAATGCAATCGTCGAAGGGTGAAAGGAAACGCTGTGGCCGTGGCAAAATACATGTGTGTGAAATGCGTTCACCCCAGGGTTCGCGAAAAATACACCATAAGGGGAAGGTGATTAAGCAGGGTGTTCGAAGCTGCAAAAGGGATTAGCGCGTTATCCCTGCGGTCATCCCCGCGGTAATCCCTGCTGCCACCCTTGCTGCTACCCCTGCTGCCACCCTTGCTGCTACCCCTGCTGCCACCCCTGCTGCCACCCCTGCTGCCACCCCTGCTGCCACCCCTGCTGCCACCCCTGCTGCCACCCCTTTAATGCCAAACGCAACAAGCATGACACACGCGCAAAACGTGCCCCCCCTAGCAAGTCATGACAATTTTGAAGATACTCCTGCTTCTCCTGCCGCTAGCCCACTCATttgtcttaaaaaaaaaggtaattgcaaaaaagtgaaaatgatCGGCATGCCGAGTGAGTCACCACAGAGTCTCCGCAATTTGCCATGCACCTCCGGTGATGCGCAGGCGGAAGCGCCCGAAGGAGTGATTGGCCCTCGGGCGAAGAGGGCTCCCTTTTGACGGAGGGTAAAAGGTGGCTCTCGCGCGGATGCAATGAACATGTGCATAAGCATGTATAGAGATGGATAGGAAGGTACATACACAtaaacatacacatatatatatgcttatatgtacacatacgtTTACTCTTCTCCCCCGCGCAGCCCCAATGGGAAGCGCAGCAGGCGCACAGAACAAAATTCCAGCTGTACAGAACGAGGTACTTCAGGAAGTTTAAGACGATGCCATACATCCGCGATTCGGGAGAAAACCACATAAAGGAACTGACCAGGGAGAGAGTCAGGCTGAATAAACGTACCACCAATTCGATCACCCTCGGCGccaattttcttttcatatgTAACTTAGACAACAGACTTTCTTCCAAGGACGttacgcatttttttaattattttatcgGCAACAATAATTGCGTAGCGCGTATACGAAGGAATAAATACACAGGTGGGGCGCCATCTGTGGGAGTGGTTTCCCCCCGCTAAGACGACGTAGGGGGGTTCGCGTCCATTTTGCGTCCATTTCGCGGGTTTCTCTCACCATTACGTCGCTTCCCTCACCATTACGTCGCTTCCCTCACCATTACGTCGCTTCCCTCACCATTACATCGCTTTCCACACCACTGCATCGCTTCCCACACCACGACATCACTTCTTCTCTTCCCCCCACGCAGGCCGAAACATGGGGCACGGAATTTTGAAATTCCAAAAGGCAGAAGACGCCACGCTCGTTTTGCTCACCTACCAGGGAATCAAactgggggagaaaaacattATCCTAACCGAGGCATTCAAGAACGAACACctgaagcagaagaagcacatCTGCGATGTTTTGCAGCCAAACATGTCGTAACGAAAAAGTAGCACGCGCATATGGGCGCACACACGGGGGTGTCAGTACGGGTGTATACTTTCACGACAGCGTTGCGGTGAAGAGATAACTCAGTGAGGAGTcgaaaatggagaaaaatatgaccatGAGATGCCATCAGGAATTGACAAAGAATTCCGCGTGACGCTTCTCAACCGTGTGAAGGTTAGGAAGGCCCAATTTCATCACATACAGTTCACGTTTTTTAAACGAAGTGGGCAACGAAcaaatcacaaaaaaaaaaaaaaataataaaataatataatataatataataatcaGTTGAAGCTACGCAAAAGGCATATTTTAAACGTGGaggtgaattaaaaatataaatgtatgcaaATTTGCGCACGCCTGTTTTGttgtacttcttttttttttagtccCCCTCGAGGTGCATTCTCACTAATGTAGCGCGTTGCGCGTTGCTGTGCTGCTCTTTCCCAACTCGTTTGTCAACTGCGGCAGAATTCCAGCACCGTCCGCACCGCTGACGCGAGCTGCTTGGCGTAGTCGCGCGACACGTCCACCCTGTTCAGCGGGATGTCGTAGCATTTTACAAATCTGTTTAGTATCCACCTCCTCTGCCGCTTCGCATATCGATACGTTTTTCTAATTAAATTCTCTTTGCACACGTTGAACAAATCTTCGTCACTAacgttgttaatttttttttctatatacgTGTCGAACTCCTTGTATGCAATGCTTTGGTTGATCCCCTTTCCAAACAGCTTGACATTTGCATcctcattcattttttttaattcgatGGCTTCGTCTAGGAGTCCCTTGGAAATCATTGCGTCGACTCTCCTTTGGATGTTTCCCCGTAGcacatcatcatcgtcgtaaTCGAGATAAAAGACGCAGGGGGGAAACCTGGTCCTATCGAAATGATTATTTTTGTGgttcctcatttttatgagctcactatgttttttattgtaCGAATAGAAAATGTCTAGACTTCTACAAATTCTTTTCCTGTCATTTTGGTGCAACTGACTGGCTCTTTCTTCGTCTACCCGTTTCAGCTCCGCATGCAGTTCTTCATTTGTCTTGTGTTCATACCGATCCGTTGCGCCTTCTCCCCGTTTATCTTCAACCGtttcgcttcctccccctttatCTCCAACcgtttcgcttcccccccctttatCTCCAACcgtttcgcttcccccccctttatCTCCAACCGTTTCGCTATGCGCTTCTTCCAAGTCTACCACAGATTCCCACAGCAGCGACTCGATGTAGAGCAACGTCCCCCCAACAACGATGGCCAATTTGTTCCTATCACTTATGCTACGGATGATGGGTATCGTATGGCTAATAAATTTATGCACATTGAACGCTTCCTTTGGTCCGCACACATCCAACAGGTGGTGTTTTATATccctcttttcttcttcctccactttggCTATACCCACCTTGAAATTTTGATAAACCTGCATAGAATCGGCACTAATTATTTCGCACTCTACATTACGCTTCAACAGTTCCTCACACAAGTCTATGCTAAATTTGGTTTTTCCACTGCATGTTACTCCGAT carries:
- a CDS encoding hypothetical protein, conserved (encoded by transcript PVX_084400A), with translation MMKRVVLLIFLFLLFAEISLTLRNENGETRPKDGMFVQIDRDMNEPPYSVINVYYTESLINEDLEKEIENNRKIEQNKMKNYFRKNLTGNKYFMDYSKKQREQMESLLDLSG
- a CDS encoding hypothetical protein (encoded by transcript PVX_084405A), which gives rise to MEQFKKGEREEQRRKAENEENAQNEENAQNEENAQNEENAQNEENAQNED
- a CDS encoding hypothetical protein, conserved (encoded by transcript PVX_084410A), yielding MNLSSPLLALPEEGKKRRTKLIRLRNGHYRRIVDISNTDERKLIPSMCRCACVTPRKDEVENEGKWEDAKKAKSSQEYDETSDYVESEKKESYMLAVNEEDQTEDMYSKTISFTSITPTSIRSEEPEPRRKLSLLDVKEEEEEEEEEEEEEEEEEEEEEEEEEEEKEKEKEKEEEEEEEEEEEEEEEEEEEEEDEIESTAEEKEEEKKQVPPEGKKLIEPSKTLMRGTKTNIYFLSNKEMVQTLMCYNYNCNAVVFEKDTFLRYLYMKSISNIILNERMIDELCKQEDLKYVLTSNAIVLESTDFLKPLIIEFESSISKRVFVRHLKHNARKEIDMKKYHDYMGELNANEKIRLMKIERFHSFNKMIQCN
- a CDS encoding RNA binding protein, putative (encoded by transcript PVX_084415A; Apicoplast targeted protein. Curated by Stuart Ralph, Walter and Eliza Hall Institute of Medical Research, Australia.), with protein sequence MPYIRDSGENHIKELTRERVRLNKRTTNSITLGANFLFICNLDNRLSSKDVTHFFNYFIGNNNCVARIRRNKYTGRNMGHGILKFQKAEDATLVLLTYQGIKLGEKNIILTEAFKNEHLKQKKHICDVLQPNMS